A single window of Solanum dulcamara chromosome 5, daSolDulc1.2, whole genome shotgun sequence DNA harbors:
- the LOC129889052 gene encoding putative ALA-interacting subunit 2, with the protein MDVEGASTLSGNGAQSVESRSRPVRHHLNDAVYQFTQQNLPACKPVLTPAWVISIFFLIGVIFIPIGLLCLYASESVIEIVDRYDTDCVPDNFKSQKVAYIKDSSVSKNCTRYLKVPQNMKAPIYIYYQLDNYYQNHRRYVKSRSDKQLLHGLKYNDTSSCYPEGENNGLPIVPCGLIAWSLFNDTYSFFKGADAIKVNRKNIAWRSDREHKYGKDVYPSNFQSGSLIGGATLDPNIPLSDQEDLIVWMRTAALPTFRKLYGRIEVDLEEDDLIMVNLVNNYNTYSFGGRKKLVLSTTSWLGGRNNFLGMSYVSVGSSFIFLAFVFLLLHVKNPRPYGDTNLSWNWKGMSN; encoded by the exons ATGGATGTGGAGGGAGCAAGTACTTTGTCAGGAAATGGTGCACAATCTGTAGAATCTCGTTCACGTCCAGTTCGACATCATTTGAATGATG CTGTATATCAGTTTACACAACAAAATCTCCCAGCATGTAAACCTGTCCTGACACCAGCATGG GTCATTTCAATCTTTTTCTTGATAGGCGTCATTTTTATTCCAATTGGACTTCTCTGTCTTTATGCTTCTGAAAGT GTTATTGAGATTGTTGACAGATATGATACAGATTGTGTGCCAGATAATTTCAAGAGCCAAAAAGTTGCTTACATCAAAGATAGCTCTGTTTCCAAGAATTGTACGCGTTACTTAAAG GTGCCCCAAAATATGAAAGCTCCAATTTACATCTACTATCAACTCGATAACTATTACCAGAACCACAGAAG GTACGTCAAAAGCAGAAGTGATAAACAGCTTTTACATGGATTAAAGTACAATGATACGAGTTCTTGCTATCCTGAAGGCGAAAACAATGGTCTCCCAATTGTTCCTTGTGGTTTGATTGCATGGAGCTTGTTTAACGACACATATTCCTTCTTCAAAGGGGCAGATGCTATAAAAGTCAACAGGAAAAATATTGCTTGGAGGAGTGATCGTGAACACAAATATGGGAAAGACGTTTATCCATCCAATTTTCAGAGTGGGTCTCTAATTGGTGGTGCAACATTGGACCCTAACATTCCT TTAAGTGATCAAGAGGATCTCATTGTATGGATGCGTACTGCTGCTCTCCCTACCTTCCGTAAGTTATATGGAAGAATTGAAGTGGACTTAGAGGAAGATGACTTAATTATGGTGAATCTTGTTAACAACTACAACACATACAGTTTTGGTGGAAGGAAGAAACTTGTTCTTTCAACAACCAGCTGGCTGGGAGGCAGGAATAACTTCCTTGGGATGTCCTATGTCTCTGTCGGTTCTTCATTTATCTTCCTCGCTTTTGTCTTCTTGTTACTTCATGTGAAAAATCCAAG GCCCTATGGGGATACAAATTTATCTTGGAACTGGAAAGGCATGTCAAACTAG